From the Ferrigenium kumadai genome, one window contains:
- a CDS encoding lytic transglycosylase domain-containing protein translates to MKYIVSLLLLVALPAWADQDADFLAARDAFRAGDAAKLERFAQRLNKTPLEVYAGYYQLRLDLEHADPKRVKDFLSRPEDSPVIDRMRGEWLKSLGNKQQWALFDAEYPRLLNEDAELTCYALQSRRRSDEQGALREARGLWFSGKGQPDSCGPLFDAAIAAGIIGEQDIWQRLRLTLEAGNVSLAKLLAARLVGSYAISPAALDSAAGDADRYLENVNLANAGEGQRAVALFALQRLAKQSPDLAATRWEKLAASFPLAEQQYFYGWLGYEAARKQDARALQWFRLAANISLSEQQAAWRVRAALRAQDWAEVLAGVNAMSQQQQRDAAWQYWKARALMALGKPADGRNLLAPLSREYHFYGQLAGEEMAATPLLSENKPAYKPSDQDINAMLALPGIQRTLALYRMELRGEAMKEWSWALRNFNDQELLTAAEIARRNEMYDRAIGAAEKTVAVHDFSLRYLAPYRDALQSHIREFGLEEAWVYGLMRQESRFVTAAKSNVGAAGLMQIMPSTARWVAHKLGLKDYRQSLIHQLDTNLKLGTYYMKTVLSWFDDSPVLASAAYNAGPGRARQWRAEVPLEGAIYAETIPFDETRDYVKKVMSNTVYYARQFGAPPRSLKQRMGIVAGKTTENQQAIPDEK, encoded by the coding sequence ATGAAGTACATTGTTTCCCTTTTGCTGCTGGTGGCCCTGCCCGCATGGGCCGATCAGGACGCGGATTTTCTTGCCGCGCGCGACGCATTCCGCGCGGGCGATGCGGCCAAGCTGGAGCGGTTCGCGCAGCGTCTGAATAAAACGCCGCTGGAGGTGTATGCCGGCTATTACCAGTTGCGCCTCGATCTGGAACATGCCGATCCGAAGCGGGTAAAGGACTTTCTCTCGCGCCCGGAAGACAGTCCGGTGATCGACCGCATGCGAGGCGAATGGCTCAAGTCGCTGGGTAACAAGCAGCAATGGGCGCTGTTCGATGCGGAATATCCGCGCCTGCTCAACGAGGATGCCGAGCTGACCTGTTATGCCCTGCAATCGCGCCGCCGCAGCGACGAGCAGGGCGCGCTGCGCGAGGCGCGCGGTCTGTGGTTCAGCGGCAAGGGACAGCCGGATAGCTGCGGACCGTTGTTCGATGCGGCTATCGCTGCGGGCATCATCGGCGAGCAGGACATCTGGCAGCGGTTGCGCCTGACGCTGGAGGCGGGCAACGTGTCGCTTGCAAAGCTGTTGGCCGCACGTCTGGTCGGCAGCTATGCGATATCCCCTGCGGCGCTGGACAGTGCGGCGGGGGATGCGGACCGCTATCTCGAGAACGTGAATCTGGCGAATGCGGGCGAAGGGCAGCGCGCCGTCGCGCTGTTCGCCCTGCAGCGCCTGGCGAAACAATCGCCCGATCTCGCCGCCACCCGCTGGGAAAAGCTTGCGGCCTCGTTCCCTCTGGCGGAACAGCAGTATTTCTACGGCTGGCTGGGGTATGAGGCTGCGCGCAAGCAGGACGCGCGCGCGCTGCAGTGGTTCAGGCTGGCGGCGAATATATCGCTCAGCGAGCAGCAGGCGGCATGGCGGGTGCGCGCCGCGTTGCGCGCACAGGACTGGGCCGAGGTGCTGGCGGGTGTGAACGCGATGAGCCAACAGCAACAGCGCGATGCAGCCTGGCAATACTGGAAGGCGCGGGCGCTGATGGCTTTGGGCAAGCCTGCCGACGGGAGGAATCTGCTCGCGCCGCTGAGCCGCGAATATCATTTTTACGGACAGCTGGCTGGAGAGGAGATGGCCGCAACGCCGCTGCTCAGCGAGAACAAGCCGGCCTACAAGCCAAGCGATCAGGACATCAACGCGATGCTGGCGCTGCCCGGCATCCAGCGTACGCTGGCGCTGTACCGCATGGAGTTGCGCGGCGAGGCGATGAAGGAGTGGAGCTGGGCACTGCGCAATTTCAATGACCAGGAGTTGCTCACTGCGGCCGAGATCGCACGTCGCAACGAGATGTACGACCGCGCCATCGGCGCGGCGGAAAAGACGGTGGCCGTGCACGACTTCAGCCTGCGCTACCTCGCGCCTTACCGCGATGCCTTGCAGTCGCACATCCGCGAATTCGGGCTGGAAGAGGCCTGGGTGTACGGCCTGATGCGGCAGGAGAGCCGCTTCGTCACGGCAGCGAAATCGAACGTCGGCGCGGCCGGGCTGATGCAGATCATGCCCAGCACGGCGCGCTGGGTGGCGCACAAGCTGGGGCTGAAGGACTACCGCCAGTCGCTGATCCACCAGCTCGACACCAATCTCAAGCTTGGCACCTATTACATGAAGACCGTGCTGTCCTGGTTCGACGACAGCCCGGTGCTGGCCTCGGCGGCCTACAATGCCGGACCTGGGCGGGCGCGACAGTGGCGCGCCGAGGTGCCGCTGGAAGGCGCGATCTACGCCGAGACCATTCCCTTCGACGAGACGCGCGATTACGTGAAAAAAGTGATGAGCAACACCGTTTATTACGCCCGGCAGTTCGGCGCGCCGCCACGCTCGCTCAAGCAGCGCATGGGGATCGTCGCGGGCAAGACGACGGAGAACCAGCAAGCCATACCCGATGAGAAATGA
- a CDS encoding HesA/MoeB/ThiF family protein — MNDQQLLRYGRHILLPEIGIEGQQKLLDAKVLIIGLGGLGSPAALYLAASGVGKLTLCDHDTVDFSNLQRQIIHRTSTVGEPKVASAQAVLRDINPEVECVALQLRADEEQLNELAAQADIVLDCSDNFATRYAVNRACLAQRKPLVSGAAIQFDGQVAVFDYRNAEAPCYNCLFPEDSQATELRCATTGVFAPLVGIVGSMQAAEALKLLAGIERGLSGRLLTINALDMNIMRSALSKDPACRACEG; from the coding sequence ATGAACGACCAACAACTGCTGCGCTATGGCCGCCACATCCTGCTGCCGGAGATCGGCATCGAGGGACAACAGAAACTGCTGGACGCGAAGGTGCTCATCATCGGGCTGGGAGGGCTGGGCTCGCCCGCCGCGCTATATCTCGCCGCCAGCGGAGTCGGCAAGCTGACCCTGTGCGACCACGACACAGTGGACTTCAGCAACCTGCAGCGCCAGATCATCCACCGCACCTCCACCGTCGGCGAGCCAAAGGTCGCGTCGGCGCAGGCCGTGCTGCGCGACATCAACCCCGAGGTCGAGTGCGTCGCCCTGCAACTTCGCGCCGACGAGGAACAATTGAATGAGCTGGCCGCGCAGGCCGACATAGTGCTGGATTGCAGCGACAACTTCGCCACGCGTTATGCGGTCAACCGAGCCTGCCTCGCACAGCGCAAGCCGCTGGTGTCGGGGGCGGCGATCCAGTTCGACGGGCAGGTCGCTGTATTCGATTACCGGAATGCGGAAGCACCCTGCTACAACTGCCTGTTCCCGGAGGACAGCCAGGCCACCGAGTTGCGCTGCGCGACCACGGGCGTGTTCGCGCCGCTGGTCGGCATCGTCGGTTCGATGCAGGCGGCGGAGGCGCTCAAACTGCTGGCGGGGATCGAGCGCGGGCTAAGCGGAAGGCTGCTGACCATCAACGCGCTGGACATGAACATCATGCGCAGCGCATTGAGCAAGGACCCCGCCTGCCGCGCCTGCGAGGGCTGA
- a CDS encoding porin: MQKKIIALAIAAAVSAPAFADNSNVTIYGQARVSFDLVNTGANAAGTAGVSANKVSSNTSRLGLKGSEDLGDGLAAIWQIEQQIDIDTGANTLATRNTFAGLKNESAGTVLMGRHDTPYKLATRKLDMFADTIADNRSLMGGVSATNIAAATLAANGKSVGSSFDGRPTNVLAYISPAMSGFTAAAAYVAGAETATAGQIKGNAWSVAGMYDAAPFYGSLAYENHKLGSVGSGTVAAPGAALNVAGLTESAWKIGAGYTIDAFTLGFAYERTNDNFGAAGANFLGHNAYYLSGKYSFGTDAVKLAYTKVGKLGAAVNTDAKQFSLGYDHNLSKRTTLFALYTKLSNGTAVNYGLSTNGTGGNNTQNGAGASPSAWSFGMNHTF, translated from the coding sequence ATGCAAAAGAAAATCATCGCACTGGCAATCGCTGCTGCGGTTTCCGCACCGGCTTTCGCTGACAACAGCAATGTCACCATTTACGGCCAAGCTCGTGTCTCGTTCGACTTGGTCAATACCGGGGCAAATGCTGCCGGCACAGCTGGCGTCAGCGCGAACAAGGTGTCGAGCAATACCTCTCGCCTCGGCCTGAAGGGTTCCGAAGACCTGGGCGACGGCCTGGCCGCCATCTGGCAGATCGAACAACAGATCGATATCGACACCGGTGCGAACACCCTGGCTACTCGCAACACCTTCGCCGGCCTGAAGAATGAAAGCGCGGGCACCGTACTGATGGGCCGTCACGACACCCCCTACAAGCTGGCTACCCGCAAGTTGGATATGTTCGCAGACACGATCGCCGATAACCGTTCATTGATGGGGGGCGTTAGCGCGACCAATATTGCAGCCGCCACTCTTGCCGCCAATGGCAAGTCCGTCGGCTCATCCTTCGACGGGCGCCCGACCAACGTATTGGCCTACATCAGCCCGGCGATGAGCGGCTTTACCGCCGCCGCCGCTTATGTTGCCGGCGCGGAAACCGCCACTGCGGGTCAAATCAAGGGCAACGCATGGTCGGTAGCGGGCATGTATGACGCCGCCCCGTTCTACGGCTCCCTGGCCTACGAAAATCACAAGCTTGGCTCTGTGGGATCGGGCACTGTCGCCGCCCCCGGTGCTGCTCTGAATGTGGCCGGCTTGACGGAATCCGCATGGAAGATTGGCGCCGGCTATACGATCGATGCCTTTACCCTCGGCTTTGCTTATGAGCGCACAAACGACAACTTCGGTGCCGCAGGCGCCAACTTCCTCGGCCACAACGCATACTACCTGTCCGGGAAGTACAGCTTCGGCACCGACGCGGTGAAGCTGGCTTACACCAAGGTTGGCAAACTGGGCGCAGCGGTAAACACCGATGCCAAGCAATTCTCCTTGGGGTATGACCACAACCTGAGCAAGCGCACCACCCTGTTTGCCTTGTATACCAAGCTGTCCAACGGCACTGCCGTGAACTACGGCCTGTCCACCAACGGCACGGGGGGCAACAACACCCAGAATGGTGCGGGTGCATCCCCTTCTGCCTGGTCGTTCGGCATGAACCACACTTTCTAA
- a CDS encoding putative bifunctional diguanylate cyclase/phosphodiesterase, which produces MTLPLSVIPSGLEDLRYQGLVRFAALLESQTRSRLFAKNIGALVQSVNSEIESNLSDSILHLEKTSISPDEKARLIDLLRRGSTRSSRLGQTMELLLKERDRQWRESESNLQQIMLDFRGTVDSLANTLIEKDLFERQSNVLQNIILSHEKVAQWKVFVQEILSGFHAIFPFNFFFIAFAEEHGLSLFVYFLGDYSEEVKSLVREQLAREMLAKLRLPDDAPLDIEEFQIPAEGKYDSIDDIKMIAVSVPELEMLNLAGLLGVAYGSLHKLSAQEASVIRSILAVMVMVVGSSKALSRTMTELEYYSTHDPLTGLHNRRYFNEMLDYEAGRSERHGHEFSILMLDLDDFKDINDTYGHPCGDTTLIGVADSLRSVMRKGDLATRIGGDEFAIILTETGKEGGMVVAEKLRSELRDVVFEAPDGKSFHITTSIGIVSYPQDAQTISDLMAGVDIGLYRAKKLGKDTVCTVDHMETQIQESRVIRDHAEKLRDSLREDRIMPFFQPIIDCRTGKVFAYESLARLCEPDGRTVSAGMFIETIEKYGLGRELDRIIISKALRAMKEKIERDDPDIKLFINLSAQEIQGRGVLGYAEQLCQEIGIPPKNIVFEILERDAIGDMTHMRKFLTELRKKGFSFALDDFGSGYNSFHYLRELHFDFVKLDGAFVRNVLNSKVDYALVSNLSRLCQDLGILMVAEFIESKEIMEAIQAMGVDYAQGYYLGLPASQMA; this is translated from the coding sequence ATGACGTTGCCGCTGTCCGTGATCCCGTCGGGCTTGGAAGACCTGCGCTACCAGGGACTGGTGCGCTTTGCAGCACTGCTGGAAAGCCAGACCCGTTCGCGGCTGTTCGCGAAGAACATCGGCGCCCTGGTGCAGAGCGTCAATTCCGAGATCGAGTCCAACCTCAGCGACAGCATCCTCCATCTGGAAAAGACCAGTATCAGTCCTGATGAGAAAGCGCGGCTGATCGACCTGCTGCGGCGCGGTTCCACCCGTTCGTCCCGGCTTGGACAGACCATGGAGCTGTTGCTGAAAGAGCGGGACCGCCAATGGCGCGAGAGCGAAAGCAACCTGCAACAGATCATGCTCGACTTCCGCGGCACGGTCGACAGCCTTGCAAATACCCTGATCGAGAAAGACCTGTTCGAGCGCCAGAGCAACGTGCTGCAGAACATCATCCTGTCCCACGAGAAGGTCGCGCAATGGAAGGTGTTCGTGCAGGAGATCCTGTCCGGCTTCCACGCGATCTTCCCGTTCAATTTCTTCTTCATCGCCTTCGCCGAGGAGCATGGCCTGTCGCTGTTCGTGTACTTCCTTGGCGACTACAGCGAGGAGGTCAAGTCTCTGGTGCGCGAGCAACTGGCGCGCGAGATGCTGGCCAAGCTCAGGCTGCCTGACGATGCGCCGCTGGATATCGAGGAGTTCCAGATACCCGCCGAAGGCAAGTACGATTCCATCGATGACATTAAGATGATCGCGGTCTCGGTGCCGGAACTCGAGATGCTCAACCTCGCCGGCCTGCTCGGCGTCGCCTACGGCTCGTTGCACAAGCTGAGCGCGCAGGAAGCCAGCGTGATCCGTTCCATTCTCGCCGTGATGGTGATGGTGGTCGGTTCGAGCAAGGCGCTGAGCCGCACCATGACTGAGCTGGAATACTACTCGACCCACGATCCGCTGACCGGGTTGCACAACCGCCGCTATTTCAACGAGATGCTCGACTACGAGGCCGGGCGCTCGGAGCGGCACGGCCACGAGTTTTCCATCCTGATGCTGGATCTCGACGACTTCAAGGACATCAACGACACCTACGGCCATCCCTGCGGCGACACCACCCTGATCGGGGTGGCGGATTCGCTGCGTTCGGTGATGCGCAAGGGCGACTTGGCCACACGCATCGGCGGCGACGAGTTCGCCATCATCCTGACCGAGACCGGCAAGGAGGGCGGCATGGTGGTCGCCGAGAAGCTGCGTTCGGAATTGCGCGACGTGGTGTTCGAGGCGCCGGACGGCAAGAGCTTCCACATCACCACCTCGATCGGCATCGTCTCCTATCCGCAGGACGCGCAGACCATCTCCGACCTGATGGCCGGCGTCGACATCGGCCTGTACCGAGCCAAGAAACTCGGGAAGGATACCGTCTGTACCGTGGACCACATGGAGACCCAGATCCAGGAGAGCCGCGTGATCCGCGACCACGCGGAGAAGTTGCGCGACTCGCTGCGCGAAGACCGCATCATGCCGTTCTTCCAGCCCATTATCGATTGCAGGACGGGCAAGGTGTTCGCCTACGAAAGCCTGGCGCGGCTGTGCGAGCCGGACGGGCGCACCGTTTCCGCCGGCATGTTCATCGAGACCATCGAGAAATACGGTTTGGGCAGGGAGCTCGATCGCATCATCATCAGCAAGGCGCTGCGGGCGATGAAGGAGAAGATCGAGCGGGACGATCCCGACATCAAGCTGTTCATCAACCTGTCGGCGCAGGAGATCCAGGGCCGCGGCGTACTCGGCTATGCGGAGCAGCTCTGCCAGGAGATCGGCATCCCGCCGAAGAACATCGTGTTCGAGATCCTCGAACGCGACGCCATCGGCGACATGACGCATATGCGCAAATTCCTTACCGAGTTGCGCAAGAAGGGCTTCTCCTTCGCGCTGGACGATTTCGGCAGCGGCTACAACTCTTTCCATTATCTGCGCGAACTGCATTTCGATTTCGTCAAGCTCGACGGCGCATTCGTCCGGAACGTGCTCAACTCCAAGGTCGACTACGCGCTGGTCAGTAACCTGAGCCGGCTGTGCCAGGACCTGGGCATCCTGATGGTCGCCGAATTCATCGAGTCCAAGGAGATCATGGAAGCGATCCAGGCGATGGGGGTGGACTACGCGCAGGGCTACTACCTCGGCCTGCCTGCCTCGCAGATGGCATAG
- a CDS encoding porin, whose product MQKKIIALAIAAAVSAPAFADTSNVTVYGVANVSYDMTRTGNNTAGVAGFSNNKVSSNTSRLGLKGSEDLGDGLSAIWQIETLIQIDGGACTAPGVCPAQTLANRNTFAGLSSTTAGTVLLGRHDTPYKIATRAMDVFGDQIADNRSIMGSGGASFDGRQPDVVAYISPAMSGFTGAIAYVAGAESQTATTQTKGSAWSLAGLYGNGPLNINAGYEVHNIGSAAGSIGIVGLTKTVKETAWKIGASYTIDAFTINGVYEKTSDDFGGQVALGTALLPAGVDVLGHNAYYLSGKYAFGSNAVKLAYTHAGNLNMGGTVASANTGANQISVGFDHNLSKRTTVYALYTQLNNKSAGAYTLGNASIGNGAVFNNGAGSKPSAVSLGMKHTF is encoded by the coding sequence ATGCAAAAGAAAATTATCGCGTTGGCAATCGCTGCTGCGGTTTCCGCTCCGGCTTTCGCCGATACCAGCAACGTGACCGTGTACGGCGTGGCTAACGTGTCCTACGACATGACCCGCACCGGCAACAACACTGCTGGCGTTGCAGGCTTCAGCAACAACAAGGTTTCCAGCAACACCTCCCGTCTGGGCCTGAAGGGTTCCGAGGACCTGGGCGACGGTCTGTCCGCCATCTGGCAAATCGAGACCCTGATTCAAATTGACGGCGGCGCATGTACAGCCCCCGGCGTTTGCCCGGCTCAAACCCTGGCTAACCGCAACACCTTCGCCGGTCTGAGCAGCACCACTGCTGGTACCGTCCTGCTGGGCCGTCATGACACTCCGTACAAGATCGCGACTCGCGCCATGGACGTGTTCGGCGACCAAATCGCCGACAACCGCTCCATCATGGGTAGCGGCGGCGCTTCGTTTGACGGTCGTCAACCCGACGTCGTGGCCTACATCAGCCCGGCAATGAGCGGCTTCACCGGTGCGATCGCCTACGTGGCCGGCGCTGAAAGCCAAACTGCTACAACTCAAACCAAGGGCAGCGCATGGTCGCTGGCCGGCTTGTACGGCAATGGCCCGCTGAACATCAACGCTGGCTATGAAGTGCACAACATCGGCTCGGCTGCTGGCAGCATTGGCATTGTGGGCCTCACCAAGACCGTCAAGGAAACTGCTTGGAAGATTGGTGCAAGCTACACGATCGATGCCTTCACGATCAACGGCGTTTACGAAAAGACCAGCGATGACTTCGGCGGTCAAGTTGCTCTGGGTACCGCTCTGTTGCCAGCAGGCGTGGACGTACTGGGCCACAACGCTTACTACCTGTCCGGCAAGTACGCCTTCGGCAGCAATGCCGTCAAGCTGGCATACACCCATGCGGGCAACCTGAACATGGGCGGCACAGTTGCTAGCGCCAACACCGGAGCTAATCAGATTTCCGTGGGCTTCGACCACAATCTGAGCAAGCGCACCACCGTGTACGCCCTGTACACCCAGCTGAACAACAAGTCTGCTGGTGCATACACCTTGGGCAACGCCTCCATCGGCAATGGTGCTGTGTTCAACAACGGCGCAGGCTCCAAGCCTTCCGCTGTTTCCCTGGGCATGAAGCACACCTTCTAA
- a CDS encoding MBL fold metallo-hydrolase, which produces MRNIVLYGAEDHKFVLLNESEPGEEDGIRSNQYLVVHRDCGVMLDPGGFGVMPRVLAEMLRYISPDKLKGIVLSHQDPDIVGGISTWLEISDASVYVSRIWTRFLPHYGITGMHRFIGVPDEGMSYPVCPEFDLQLLPAHFLHSEGQINVYDPISKILFTGDIGAAMLPMDKDFAYVDNFSEHLPYIEEFHRRYMCSNKAARIWVEAVSKLDIAMLAPQHGPVYRGQAVKDFLAWFKELQCGVDLMIGSGRFQAGV; this is translated from the coding sequence ATGCGCAACATCGTCTTGTATGGGGCCGAGGATCACAAATTCGTTCTATTGAACGAGAGTGAGCCGGGCGAAGAAGATGGGATCAGATCCAACCAGTATCTGGTGGTGCATCGCGACTGCGGTGTGATGCTCGATCCCGGCGGCTTCGGCGTGATGCCGCGCGTGCTGGCCGAGATGTTGCGCTATATCTCCCCGGACAAGCTGAAGGGTATCGTTCTGTCCCACCAGGATCCGGATATCGTCGGCGGTATCTCGACCTGGCTGGAGATCTCCGATGCAAGCGTTTACGTGTCGCGCATCTGGACTCGCTTCCTCCCGCATTACGGCATTACCGGCATGCACCGCTTCATCGGCGTGCCGGACGAGGGCATGTCCTACCCGGTCTGCCCGGAGTTCGACCTGCAATTGCTGCCCGCACATTTCCTGCATTCCGAAGGGCAGATCAACGTCTACGATCCGATATCCAAAATTCTCTTCACCGGCGACATAGGTGCAGCCATGCTGCCGATGGACAAGGACTTCGCCTACGTCGACAACTTCAGCGAACACCTGCCTTATATCGAGGAATTCCACCGCCGCTACATGTGTTCCAACAAGGCCGCGCGCATATGGGTCGAGGCGGTTTCCAAACTTGACATCGCCATGCTTGCGCCGCAGCACGGGCCAGTGTATCGAGGCCAGGCGGTGAAAGATTTCCTGGCATGGTTCAAGGAACTGCAGTGCGGGGTCGATCTCATGATTGGAAGCGGGCGTTTTCAGGCGGGGGTGTAA
- a CDS encoding cation:proton antiporter, protein MESSASLELAKHTLLIFGIILGIGTFSGLLARLARVPDVVVFLLVGMLIGPGMLGFVDIKADSTVNQLILIFGSSYILFDGGASIRLKVLKEVWITIVVIATIGVLITAAITGAAAYYFLGVPVIVALLLGATLASTDPATLVPVFKQVKIKERVAQTVMSESAFNDAMGAIVTFAVLGVAMGAGEFSAGDALIDLLKQASFGIVIGGVLGYLAALLIAHERYNFLAEFSPVVTLMAVIAAYMAADGLQASGFMAVFVFGIMLGNVDSLGFKRSEDESHQLEDYVMTTAFIMRMFIFILLGTQVDFGLMNQYLWAGVGIVVVFMLVARPVTVFLCALPDRRAKWSFKEMLFMCWTRETGVIPGALAGMLVGMKAPGAQIIASVTFIAILMTILIQATTTKWLAKKLDLLVEE, encoded by the coding sequence ATGGAATCTTCCGCCTCGCTGGAACTCGCCAAACACACGCTACTGATCTTCGGCATCATCCTCGGCATAGGTACCTTCTCCGGCTTGCTGGCGCGCCTGGCGCGCGTGCCCGATGTGGTGGTGTTCCTGCTGGTGGGCATGTTGATCGGTCCGGGCATGCTGGGCTTCGTCGACATCAAGGCGGATTCGACCGTCAACCAGCTGATCCTGATCTTCGGATCGAGCTACATCCTGTTCGACGGGGGCGCATCGATCCGGCTCAAGGTGCTGAAGGAGGTATGGATCACCATCGTGGTGATCGCCACCATCGGCGTATTGATCACCGCAGCCATCACCGGCGCGGCGGCCTATTACTTCCTCGGCGTTCCCGTCATCGTCGCACTGCTGCTGGGCGCGACGCTGGCCTCCACCGATCCGGCCACGCTGGTGCCGGTATTCAAGCAGGTCAAGATCAAGGAACGCGTCGCCCAGACCGTGATGAGCGAGTCTGCCTTCAACGACGCGATGGGTGCCATCGTCACTTTCGCCGTGCTGGGCGTGGCGATGGGGGCGGGCGAGTTTTCCGCCGGCGACGCGCTGATCGATCTGCTCAAGCAGGCATCGTTCGGTATCGTGATCGGCGGCGTGCTCGGCTACCTGGCCGCCTTGCTGATCGCCCACGAGCGCTACAACTTCCTCGCCGAATTCTCCCCCGTGGTCACGCTGATGGCGGTGATCGCGGCATATATGGCTGCGGATGGACTGCAGGCCAGCGGCTTCATGGCGGTGTTCGTATTCGGCATCATGCTGGGCAATGTGGACTCGCTCGGCTTCAAACGCTCGGAAGATGAAAGCCATCAGCTGGAAGACTACGTCATGACCACGGCATTCATCATGCGAATGTTCATTTTCATCCTGCTCGGCACCCAGGTGGACTTCGGCCTGATGAACCAATACCTGTGGGCGGGCGTGGGTATCGTGGTTGTCTTCATGCTGGTGGCGCGCCCGGTCACCGTGTTCCTGTGCGCGCTGCCGGATCGCCGCGCGAAGTGGAGCTTCAAGGAGATGCTGTTCATGTGCTGGACGCGCGAGACCGGCGTGATTCCCGGCGCACTGGCCGGCATGCTGGTCGGCATGAAAGCGCCGGGCGCGCAGATCATCGCCTCGGTCACCTTCATCGCCATCCTGATGACCATCCTGATCCAGGCCACCACCACCAAGTGGCTGGCGAAGAAACTCGACCTGCTGGTCGAGGAATAA